A single Curtobacterium sp. MCSS17_015 DNA region contains:
- a CDS encoding PLP-dependent aminotransferase family protein: MTNGNSLDPWYDSYAQRTAGLSASEVRALFAVASRPEVVSLAGGMPYVSALPRELVTGSIDRVMQDDAAMALQYGGGQGLRSLREHIVDVMSLEGIRASAEDVVVTTGSQHALDLVTRLFIDPGDVVLAESPSYVGAIGVFRSYQAETVHVATDELGLVPEALRETIARLRAAGKRMKFLYTIPNFHNPAGVTMSRERRIEVLDICRSNDILVLEDNPYGLLWFDEPAPQAIRSIDDEGVVYLGSFSKTLAPGFRVGWALAPHAIREKLVLANESAVLAPNSFGQYVVNAYLDAADWKGQVDTFRGLYAERRDAMLSALGEFLPDLSWTVPNGGFFVWLTLPESLDSKGMLPRAVKELVAYTPGTAFFADGRGAGNIRLSFCYPTSEQIRVGVKRLASVVNDELELIETFGPTARSRPTLSRPTVSSPPPNLS; encoded by the coding sequence ATGACGAACGGCAACAGTCTCGACCCCTGGTACGACTCCTACGCCCAGCGCACCGCCGGGCTGAGCGCCTCCGAGGTCCGAGCTCTGTTCGCCGTCGCGTCGAGGCCTGAGGTGGTCTCCCTCGCCGGCGGCATGCCGTACGTCTCCGCGCTGCCGCGCGAACTCGTCACGGGCTCGATCGACCGGGTCATGCAGGACGACGCGGCCATGGCGCTGCAGTACGGCGGCGGGCAGGGACTGCGGTCCCTCCGCGAGCACATCGTCGACGTGATGAGCCTGGAGGGCATCCGTGCCAGCGCGGAGGACGTCGTGGTCACCACGGGGTCCCAGCACGCCCTGGACCTCGTCACGCGGCTGTTCATCGATCCGGGCGACGTCGTCCTGGCCGAGTCACCCTCGTACGTCGGTGCCATCGGGGTCTTCCGGTCGTACCAGGCCGAGACGGTCCACGTGGCGACGGACGAGCTCGGTCTGGTCCCCGAGGCCCTGCGCGAGACGATCGCCCGTCTGCGGGCCGCGGGCAAGCGGATGAAGTTCCTGTACACGATCCCGAACTTCCACAACCCCGCCGGGGTCACGATGAGCCGCGAGCGCCGCATCGAGGTCCTCGACATCTGCCGCTCGAACGACATCCTCGTGCTCGAGGACAACCCGTACGGGCTGCTCTGGTTCGACGAGCCCGCGCCGCAGGCCATCCGCTCCATCGACGACGAGGGTGTGGTCTACCTCGGGTCGTTCTCGAAGACGCTCGCCCCCGGGTTCCGCGTCGGCTGGGCCCTGGCGCCGCACGCCATCCGCGAGAAGCTCGTGCTCGCGAACGAGTCGGCCGTCCTCGCACCGAACTCGTTCGGGCAGTACGTCGTCAACGCCTACCTCGACGCCGCCGACTGGAAGGGCCAGGTCGACACCTTCCGCGGGCTCTACGCCGAACGACGCGATGCCATGCTCTCCGCACTGGGGGAGTTCCTGCCCGACCTCAGCTGGACCGTGCCGAACGGTGGCTTCTTCGTCTGGCTCACCCTGCCGGAGTCCCTCGACTCGAAGGGCATGCTGCCCCGCGCGGTCAAGGAGCTCGTCGCCTACACACCGGGTACCGCCTTCTTCGCCGACGGCCGCGGGGCCGGCAACATCCGGTTGTCGTTCTGCTACCCGACCTCCGAGCAGATCCGCGTCGGCGTGAAGCGTCTGGCATCGGTCGTCAACGACGAGCTGGAACTCATCGAGACCTTCGGCCCGACCGCACGCTCGCGCCCGACGCTCAGCCGCCCGACGGTCAGCTCGCCGCCGCCGAACCTGTCCTGA
- the trxA gene encoding thioredoxin, which translates to MSNAKAVTDATFEAEVLKSDKTILVDFWAEWCGPCRAVSPILDQIAAEHADKIEIVKLNVDDNPQSAMNYQITSIPAMKVFKGGEVVKTVIGAKPKPALEADLADFLA; encoded by the coding sequence ATGAGCAACGCCAAGGCCGTCACCGACGCCACGTTCGAGGCCGAAGTCCTCAAGTCCGACAAGACGATCCTCGTGGACTTCTGGGCTGAGTGGTGCGGCCCGTGTCGCGCCGTCTCGCCGATCCTCGACCAGATCGCCGCGGAGCACGCCGACAAGATCGAGATCGTCAAGCTCAACGTCGACGACAACCCGCAGTCGGCCATGAACTACCAGATCACGTCCATCCCGGCGATGAAGGTGTTCAAGGGCGGCGAGGTCGTGAAGACCGTCATCGGTGCCAAGCCGAAGCCGGCCCTCGAGGCCGACCTCGCGGACTTCCTCGCGTAG
- a CDS encoding D-alanine--D-alanine ligase produces the protein MAEFARRHVVVVAGGISHERDISLRSGRRVADSLAGYGWQVDLRDADASLLPALSADRPDVVWPALHGASGEDGALRGILEALDIPYVGSRSTSARLAWDKPTASALVSRAGVRTPRSITLSHDVFRELGAVGVLQAIAAEHPVPLAVKPARGGSAQGVTLVENVEDLPRAMVAAYTYCEDAVIEQLIRGTEIAVGIIDTGDGPLALAPVEIVPRNGFYGYEARYNAGETTFYTPARLSDEQSSAASAAAVLAHRALGLRHVSRVDIIVDGAGTPWFLESNVLPGLTETSLVPQALSASGFDLGWTYAELAEQAIRDHTA, from the coding sequence ATGGCTGAGTTCGCCCGCCGTCACGTCGTCGTCGTCGCCGGGGGGATCTCGCACGAACGCGACATCTCGCTGCGATCCGGCCGACGCGTCGCGGACTCGCTCGCCGGGTACGGCTGGCAGGTGGACCTCCGGGACGCCGACGCATCGCTGCTGCCCGCCCTGAGCGCCGACCGTCCCGACGTCGTGTGGCCGGCCCTGCACGGCGCCTCAGGGGAGGACGGCGCGCTGCGCGGCATCCTGGAGGCCCTCGACATCCCCTACGTCGGCTCACGCTCGACGTCCGCTCGTCTCGCATGGGACAAGCCGACGGCGTCCGCCCTCGTCTCCCGCGCCGGCGTCCGGACCCCGCGATCGATCACGCTGTCGCACGACGTGTTCCGTGAGCTGGGCGCAGTCGGCGTGCTCCAGGCCATCGCCGCCGAGCACCCGGTGCCGCTCGCCGTCAAGCCCGCACGAGGCGGTAGCGCCCAGGGGGTGACCCTCGTCGAGAACGTGGAGGACCTCCCGCGGGCCATGGTCGCCGCCTACACCTACTGCGAGGACGCCGTCATCGAGCAGCTCATCCGCGGCACCGAGATCGCAGTCGGCATCATCGACACGGGGGACGGGCCGCTCGCCCTGGCCCCGGTCGAGATCGTCCCGCGCAACGGCTTCTACGGCTACGAGGCGCGTTACAACGCCGGCGAGACGACCTTCTACACGCCGGCCCGGTTGTCGGACGAGCAGTCGAGCGCTGCGTCAGCGGCGGCGGTCCTCGCGCATCGCGCGCTCGGGCTGCGGCATGTGTCCCGTGTCGACATCATCGTCGACGGGGCCGGCACACCCTGGTTCCTCGAGTCGAACGTGCTGCCGGGACTGACCGAGACGTCGCTCGTGCCACAGGCGCTCTCGGCGTCGGGGTTCGACCTCGGGTGGACCTATGCGGAGCTCGCCGAGCAGGCCATCCGGGATCACACGGCCTGA